The sequence below is a genomic window from Chroococcidiopsis sp. TS-821.
GTGGCAAACGCGGCACCACCTACTTCTGTTTTAGCCCAAGGACCGGCAGAACTACTCATTGATGATGGCTTGCTGGATGTTACAATTGTTGCACCGACAAATACAATGGGGGCGATCGCGGCTGCGTATAACCTCTTGCAATCTGCTTATAGTGGTGAAGTTGCAAATAGACCTGATACTGGATTTTTGCGGGCGAGAAGCATTAAAATTTCTACCAACCCACCCCAGAAAGTCGTTGTCGATGGCGAATTAGTTGGCAGTACACCTATTGAAGTTGAGTGTGTACCTGGGGGTTTAACAATTATTGTTCCCACAGTTCCTGAAGACTGTGCCACAGAGAAATTAGAAGGATTACCTAATCTACGAGTAGAGTCCAAACAACCGCCAGCAACGATTTAAGAGTGAATCTTGGTAAAAACTCAATACGCGATCGCGCCTTTTGCGCATACTGCATACCCAAGTTTCTAAAATATTTGGCGCAAGTAGAAGTCTTGAGTTAGCATGTTTTTCTGTTGCATCAAGAATATGCAGCATGATAGAGACAATAAGCTGTTGTCTGAATGTAATCTATGCTTGGTTCAAATTTACTGAGCCATCAAGGTTGCGTTAACTTTAATTGCAGCTGAGCCAAGTAGAACCAAGCTGAACGCTTTCAAATAACTCGAAGTAATAACCGCGACGAACTAAACACGACAAGTGAGATACTGTTTATGGAATTTGTGTCCGATCCGCCGATATCCGTGAAAATTGAGCAAATGAAGCAACGGGTACGGTGGCAAGACCCACTAATAGTTGAACGACAAATTGACCAAACGCGCTTTGTCCTCGCATCAGAGGACGATAACCCAGAGTTTTCGTTTTTGGTGATTGGCGATAGCGGTTCAGGAAAACACCGCAAACACAATCCGCAACGTCAAATCGCGAAAAAAATGTTAGAGCATAGCGATCTCACCCGCTTTATCCTTCATACGGGTGATGTTGTTTATTTAGTCGGGTCAAGCGAATACTACCCAAAAAACTTTATCGAGCCTTACAAAGAATTTATTGTCGGTGGTGAAAAACCAAAAAAAATTGCCTACGACGAGATGGTGTTTAAGACACCAATTTTACCTGTATTAGGCAACCACGACTACTACGACCTGCCATTAATTTATGGTTTGATGGGAGGCGTAACGCTGCCTTTGCGCCGGATGTTGAAGTTACGCTTGGATTTAGACATTGGTTGGCATGGTTCTTATCAAGGCAAAGCTTACGCAAAAGCTTTTATCGACTACTTAAAGGCATTTGATACAGATGCAGAGTTGCAGCGCCACCTCGATCGGCATTACACAGCAACAACAAATACTGGTCGCTGTTTGATTTATAAACCAGGAGAATTTACCCGACTACCGTACCGATATTACACCTTTCGTAGTGGTGGTATTGATTTTTTCGCTTTAGATTCGAACACCTTCAACGCTCCCGCACCCCTCCCAAAGACAAGCGAAGGCGCAGCTTATCGGCAGACTTTAGAAGATCGTATCTATGAATTAGAGCAAGAAAAGCTGCAAATCATGGAGGAAGCAAGCAAACTGAATGCAAATTCACCCGAAGAAGCTGAAAGACTTGACGATCTAGAAGCAAAGTTAGAACAACTCGAAGAAGTCAAGCTAGACATTGATAAGCAATTAGCAGCAGATGAAACGACTGTCACGGATTTTGAGCAATTGACGTGGCTGCGACAAAGACTTGTTGAATCGTGGAACACGCCAGAAGTGCGGGGTAGAGTTGTCTATTTGCATCATCCACCTTATGTTACTGAGTCAACGAAGTGGTATCAAGCACAAACTTTAGCAGTACGTCGTAACCTTCGTTGGGTACTCGATGAGGTTGCCCAAGAACTAGGCTCAACTTCTTTACAGCGTCCACTTATCGATTTGGTTTTGACAGGTCACGCGCATTGCTTAGAGCATCTTTCTACAGGAGATACCGGACACGCAGATTCTTATATTAATTGGATTATTTGTGGTGGTAGTGGCTACAGCTTAAGACGACAGCGTCAAGAAGGCACGCAGCTATACGAAACCGTTGGTGATACTGAGCGCGAAGTCGCGCGATCGCATCTTTATCTTGGTCGCAGCGGTCGCGGTTCGCACAAACGGCGACCTTATTCTTTCTTACGCATCGATGTTAAAGCCGGTAATCCTGCCAAGTTTGTTGTCAAGCCTGTTGTTGCAGAAAGATATCAACGCGAGTGGGTGGATCGCGAAATTGAGTCATTTGTCATTTGAATACTTGGCTCTAATTTAAGGTTGGCGACAAATAGCAAATACCGAAGTATAACCATGCAAAAAAGTACTTCCACCGACAGGACCAATTTCCCCATTACAGAAAAAACCACCCACGGGAATGTTGGGCATATAGCTACTAAACAACTGAGAATCAAAATTAGGTCTGCCGTAAAGCATTTCACCACGCCCCAAGCAAGAAAACATCAGCGCTGCAGCTGGTGATACATAAGGATGCGTTTGTACATAGCGTTGCAGCAACCATTCTAAATCATCCGCTGAAGTTTCTGCATCTCGCAGGTGGAATTGAATGCGCTGTCCAGGGCGGACTAAATCTGCAACAGCGATCGCCCCTACTTTCGGATCGACGCCTAACAAATTGCGAATCAAAAAGTCTCCTTGCTCTAAATTCTGCTTGAACTCGTCGCGCACGACTCCAATAAATAAAGAGTGTTCAGCTAATTGCCGATCCGCATCGCTTAAACTTGAAATTAAATCGCGCAGCACTTCTAAAGGCGGTTGTTCATTTAGCGCAAGTAGAATGTTACGTTCAGCGGCACTGACGCGGTAAGGTTCGCCAATCGGTCGGCATCCTTGCGCCACAATGGTATCAAGAACGATATTGCCACTCAAGGCAACACCAACAGTTCCTGAACGGTATAGCTTCTCG
It includes:
- a CDS encoding metallophosphoesterase; amino-acid sequence: MEFVSDPPISVKIEQMKQRVRWQDPLIVERQIDQTRFVLASEDDNPEFSFLVIGDSGSGKHRKHNPQRQIAKKMLEHSDLTRFILHTGDVVYLVGSSEYYPKNFIEPYKEFIVGGEKPKKIAYDEMVFKTPILPVLGNHDYYDLPLIYGLMGGVTLPLRRMLKLRLDLDIGWHGSYQGKAYAKAFIDYLKAFDTDAELQRHLDRHYTATTNTGRCLIYKPGEFTRLPYRYYTFRSGGIDFFALDSNTFNAPAPLPKTSEGAAYRQTLEDRIYELEQEKLQIMEEASKLNANSPEEAERLDDLEAKLEQLEEVKLDIDKQLAADETTVTDFEQLTWLRQRLVESWNTPEVRGRVVYLHHPPYVTESTKWYQAQTLAVRRNLRWVLDEVAQELGSTSLQRPLIDLVLTGHAHCLEHLSTGDTGHADSYINWIICGGSGYSLRRQRQEGTQLYETVGDTEREVARSHLYLGRSGRGSHKRRPYSFLRIDVKAGNPAKFVVKPVVAERYQREWVDREIESFVI
- a CDS encoding FIST N-terminal domain-containing protein, with amino-acid sequence MALMQWANAVSTRASLEAAVAEVVDRASALLQSPADLGLVFISAAFTSEYSRLLPLLQEQLPSVKVLIGCGGGGIIGTNQNQVQEFEGVPALSLSLAYLPGVTVTSFHVAAEQLPDPDSPPKAWVDLFGVSPATQPQFILLSDPFSSGVNDLLQGIDYAYPGSIAVGGLASGSQTPGRIGLFCNEKLYRSGTVGVALSGNIVLDTIVAQGCRPIGEPYRVSAAERNILLALNEQPPLEVLRDLISSLSDADRQLAEHSLFIGVVRDEFKQNLEQGDFLIRNLLGVDPKVGAIAVADLVRPGQRIQFHLRDAETSADDLEWLLQRYVQTHPYVSPAAALMFSCLGRGEMLYGRPNFDSQLFSSYMPNIPVGGFFCNGEIGPVGGSTFLHGYTSVFAICRQP